The DNA window AAACTATGGGTGTTAAGCGCGCCTTGGGCGATCATGCTAAGAAAATAGCGGTGAGTTCGACCAAATCCATGACCGGGCATCTTTTGGGTGCGGCCGGCGGCGTGGAGGCGGTGTTCAGTATCTTGGCCTTGCACCATGGCGTGATCCCCCCGACCATCAATTTGGACAACCCAGATCCGGAATGTGATCTGGACTATGTGCCGCATACAGCGCGGCAACAGGCAGTCAATGTCGCTGTGTCTAATTCTTTTGGTTTTGGCGGCACCAACGGCACGCTGATCTTCCGTAAGCTCTAAGGCCCGCAGCCATCCCATGACGCCTTCGCATGGGCCTAATGACCTGACTCTGATTCCCGGTGATGATCGCGGGATTAACTACGGCGATGGTGTCTTTGAGACCCTACGCGTGGCTGACGGAGCAGTCCTGCACTGGCCTTTGCATCGCCGGCGCTTACAGTGGGGCCTAGAGCGGCTTAAAATAGCCCTGACTGATTGGTCGACTTTGGAATCAGACCTGGCCCAAGCCGCCGGCGAGCACGAAGCAGCAGTATTAAAGCTGATTGTCACACGAGGCAGTGGCCCGCGCGGCTATCGCCCTCCCCAAATGACACACCCACGCTGGTTTCTACAGGTGGGGCCCATGCCCGATTATGACCCCGCCTGGGCCGAGCAGGGCGTTTTGCTGCGTTTATGCGAGACGCGCCTGGCACATCAGCCCTTATTGGCCGGCATTAAGCACTTAAACCGGTTGGAACAAGTACTGGCCAGGTCAGAATGGCAAGATGAGTTTCAAGAGGGCCTGATGTTGGATCAGGAAGGGCGGGTGATTTGTGGCACCATGAGCAATATATTTATGGTGCTGGGAAATCAATTGCTTACGCCCCAACTGGATCACTGTGGTATCGCTGGGATTACCCGTCAACGGTTAATGGCGGCGGCTGGCTTGTTGGGCTTTGCCTGCGAGGAGAGACCCCTATCCTTGGCGGATTTAGCAGACGCTGAGGGCTTATTCCTGACCAATACGGTTTTTGGGCTGTGGCCCGTGCGGCAATTTCAGGACCAGCAATTTGTTATCAGTGATGGGGTGCGGCGCCTGCAGCGTCTGTTGCAGCGTAAGCCGGCGAAGAGGCGCTGATGAGACGCTCATGGGTGCTAGCGCTGGTGTTGCCTTTTCTGCTGGGTTTGGCCTTAGTGGTGGATTATCAGCGCAGCTTGAACCGACCGCTGGGACTGGCAGAGCCCATGGTCTACCAAGTAGCCCCTGGAACCTCTTTGCGCCGCCTGGCCGCCGAGCTCAGTCAACAGGATTTATTACAAAGGCCGCGCTACTGGGAGTTTCATGCGCGTCGCTCGGATCTGGCAGCTCGCATTCGTGCCGGTGAATTCGAACTGCTTCCTGAGATGACGGCCAGGGATTTATTGACGCTATTGACCAGCGGGCAGATGGTGCAATACAGCCTCACCGTCCCCGAGGGCTGGACATTTCGCCAGTTATTAGTCGCCTTGCACACCCACCCTTACATCACGGTGACTTTGGAAGACGAAGAGGTAGCGGGGATTATGAACCTTCTGGGCATGCCGGATGCGCATCCCGAGGGTTGGTTCTTCCCCGATACCTATGCTTTTCCGCGCGGCACAACGGATCTAGAGTTTCTCAGGCGTGCCCATCAGCGTATGCAGCGCGCCTTGCATGAGGTTTGGGAAGAACGTCAGCCCAACTTACCGCTGCAATCGGCTTATGAGGCTTTGATTTTGGCGTCGATTATTGAGCGCGAGACGGGGCGAGCCGATGAACGTGAACGTGTCTCTGCGGTGTTCACAGAGCGCCTGCGCAGGGGTATGCGTCTGCAAACGGATCCGACGGTGATCTATGGGATGGAGCAATTTGACGGCCGCATTCGCCGCAGTGATCTGCGCCGCGATACACCTTATAACACTTATCTACATGCGGGCTTACCACCAACACCTATTGGCTTGCCGGGCTTAGCCTCGTTGCGCGCAGCGGTGAATCCCGCCGATGAAGAGGTCTTGTTTTTTGTATCGCGCGGTGATGGCTCACATCATTTCTCCAAAACTTATGAAGAGCATCGGCGCGCTGTGATTGATTATCTACTCGGAGGCGATGCCAGTCGTTATGGACGCTGATAAGCCGCTTAAGGGACGATTTATCACCCTGGAAGGCACGGAAGGGGTGGGTAAATCCAGCCATCTCGAGGCCTTGGCTGAGCATGTGCGCGCGCAAGGTCATGAGGTGGTCACGACGCGTGAGCCGGGGGGCACGGAAATGGCCGAGGCCATACGTGGCCTGTTGTTGTCGCCGGAGCTGCCGGCCATGCATGAACACACAGAGTTATTGCTGATGTTTGCTGCCCGCGCTGAGCATCTGCAAC is part of the Ectothiorhodosinus mongolicus genome and encodes:
- the mltG gene encoding endolytic transglycosylase MltG; the encoded protein is MRRSWVLALVLPFLLGLALVVDYQRSLNRPLGLAEPMVYQVAPGTSLRRLAAELSQQDLLQRPRYWEFHARRSDLAARIRAGEFELLPEMTARDLLTLLTSGQMVQYSLTVPEGWTFRQLLVALHTHPYITVTLEDEEVAGIMNLLGMPDAHPEGWFFPDTYAFPRGTTDLEFLRRAHQRMQRALHEVWEERQPNLPLQSAYEALILASIIERETGRADERERVSAVFTERLRRGMRLQTDPTVIYGMEQFDGRIRRSDLRRDTPYNTYLHAGLPPTPIGLPGLASLRAAVNPADEEVLFFVSRGDGSHHFSKTYEEHRRAVIDYLLGGDASRYGR
- the pabC gene encoding aminodeoxychorismate lyase; translation: MTPSHGPNDLTLIPGDDRGINYGDGVFETLRVADGAVLHWPLHRRRLQWGLERLKIALTDWSTLESDLAQAAGEHEAAVLKLIVTRGSGPRGYRPPQMTHPRWFLQVGPMPDYDPAWAEQGVLLRLCETRLAHQPLLAGIKHLNRLEQVLARSEWQDEFQEGLMLDQEGRVICGTMSNIFMVLGNQLLTPQLDHCGIAGITRQRLMAAAGLLGFACEERPLSLADLADAEGLFLTNTVFGLWPVRQFQDQQFVISDGVRRLQRLLQRKPAKRR